From the Entelurus aequoreus isolate RoL-2023_Sb linkage group LG24, RoL_Eaeq_v1.1, whole genome shotgun sequence genome, the window aagttaaaaaatagaGCATGAATAGGATCGGTCATggcttacaccaggggtgtccaaactttttctactgagggccgcaaacggaaaaattaaagcctgcgggggccattttgatagttttcattttcaaaccataacaaaatatatggattttgtttgtttttttacctttagggttacccggggaccataaagggtctaagtcattaaaatgttaaaaacaagtcaaattatttgggtttttttttatttaacgcttacagtaaatctctacagtatatcaactttaggttgatataaaatttaaaaaaccaaaaaagttttatgccttttctgtcaagaaaactttgttttttattataaaactgaaatatgcagtatttcccccactgcccaaaacattcagaaagcaatgtttgatgtgaagtaataagagccttaaaaacatcaataatgcaagacaccattgatattaattcattgttatttttgagtaatcacagtgaaaagataaataaaatcccattaaatatatttaagatacaaaaggtgccccactcaaagtgatacatttgtattagttttttttttactttcaacacttaagttacgagatcaacttcagatatatctgtcaattttacgtttgaactattattttgtttgttttatgctcttttgtcaaagaaaacgttgatgtttttgtatggcaaccacacaatatatgcaatattttccacacaaaacatttttaaagtgaaatatttgaaataattggagccttgaataggtcaataattcattataacattgtttttttggggggtttttttgagcaatggcaaaaaaagaaaaataaagatggacaaaagagaaaaaaaacagcctgcatggcagctttgtgtcaacattgcaactttttctagttagatttcacctcattctatttttttttatgttttttttttatttttgcaatagcatttccagaatgtgtggcgggccggtaaacaattagcttggggccgcaaatggcccccgggccgcactttggacacccctggcttacacgAATACATCATGGCATATAAACAGGAAGGAAACTCAAGATTTTCTTGGAGATTTTTGCAGGGGCAATTGTGAAGTGATCGGATATGAGATAAAGAGTAGTATTTATGTCATTATCCAATCCCAGTTGGCTTGGCTTGCTGGCGAGTTTAACTGTACTGGAGTTGTGAATGGACTATTTCAACTGCATGCATAAGTCAAAAAACTATGACCGCAATACAAAGTCATTACTATATTAGCACAATCGTCTACAGTTAATCTTTCAAAGCTTTTTTATAGCAAAGTAACACCAACATTCTTCCATCCAACTTACTCCACATCGTGTGAATCCACCCGCACAAGCCCCCAAGTAACCATCTGCCTGCTTAGCTTAATGCTGCCAGAACACCCTCATTTGCATCGAACGTTGAAACACATTCAAAGGGTCAATAAAACTCTCGGGCCAAACACTGCTAGCTTTGAACTTGTGAGCTTTTTGTGAGAATGTTCGTCAAGGTTGCCAAATAAACTGCACTGTTTTAATCATTACATGCAACCACTGATTATCTGATTTCTGACCCAATACAGAGAACATCCTTTCTCTTGGGGATAGCAGAAGAGCTAGCCGAGAAGGCAAACAGACGTGAATTGAACCGATATGGTTTAGATTTTTGTTTCTGGGTTGTGTGGACCATAGAAAGTATCCACAGTCCAAGGCCAAATATGcgaaaacaccacacacacacaaatgttagTACAGTCAGGAGACCATGAGAGTAAGTTATTAAATTTAAGAAACCATTCATCCTGTTGCACGTTACCAGAATGGTTCAACATGACTTTATTCAATGGTGTTGCTTTCCAATGACAAAACCAAGTACTACTAGGTAATATGGGTTTAGTGGTGTAACATGACAACCTGCATCCCTTTCAGGTGGACATCCGTGGTTAAGCATTAGCATTAGCGGTCAAAATAAAGTGTGCGATTAATCTATGTTTATACATAATATCGTGATAATGTTCTGTGATTACCGTATTTATCGGACTataaaaattgacagtgcgccttataacccggtgcgcctaatgtacggaataattgtggcttactgaccttgaagcaattttatttagtacatggtgtaatgataagtgtgaccagtaaatggtagtcatacataagagatacgtgtagactgcaatatgatggcagtaaacaacaccaaaactttaaatgttccattgagaatatagaacattacacacagcgctcaaaaatctgtcaagaagtttttagtacgactttggtaagctatgaagctgcaacgCTTGAttaattgtcggcgcattaaacattcgcgtattattatggtgcgtgtataaggaccgcaaaatggcattcTGGCGttgtgtttcgcaatattattcaaCACCGaatgttcttaccttctggtacctgctgatgtgtatttaggtaagtcctgaaaatgtgcgcgcgtccgcaattgtagtccgtgatgacaccgtagtcataagcttcttctttttctctaccttcttatgtggcattcatcttccgctgtttccatttctaatataaagtagcgtaaagttcttacttatatctgtcagtagaccagCTATCAAagagctaaaaactgtagtgagtttacataattcacccaaggaactttagtttttgAGGGTTCCGGtcagatggtttttcacgggacacatttctggcgttattgttgcactagtgagccacggatgaggagatgctgctccgttattgatttaagtcaagtctgaatgtcattaaaacagttagctccattttttgacacttcttccaatcccgtccttgcacgctacaccgctacaacaaagatgggaaaagacgctgtcgaaagtgagcccacaaaatggcgcatcctgaagagacgctcagaaagctacttgaaaatggtccgtaaaacataatctatgcaacattttgaccaaagaaccaccatcacatgttatgtagactacaagatggtgttttaaatttagacaaaaatcataatatgacccttttaatgcgccttataatgcggtgcgccttttgtatgaaaaaaagacctgaatagacccactcatcagcagtgcgctttataatccggtgtgccctatggtccgaaaaatacggtaatcgcatTAATTTACTTCATGCGATGAATTTGACTGACCTAATTCATACAAttttaaaaactttacaaatacgtttgttaaaatgaaaaataaacatgGTTAACAAATCAAAGACGTCACAACATGATCTGGTGATCTGTAGAATTTTATGTAAAATGTCAGTATTAGTACCGGCAATActgacagtacagtacagtatcgCCCACTCCCATTACTACATGCCACAAGACAAGATGAAATGCTGGATATTCCAATGGTGTCCTTTGTTGGAATCAACTGTGTGAAATGAAATGAGGGCAACAAGGTTATCCCAAACTAAAGACTGATGTCAACATATAACATAACCCAAATATGGAAAGCTAACCTCAAACTGATGTAGAACCAAAGTGTTGACTTCTCAAGAACGTCAGACCGCAGAGACAATGGCTGTGAAGCACATTCCATCAAGTTAGCACGCAAGAGCAGATGTCGGCAGCAGTGTGTGCATTCCTGGGTGCATGCCTGTGACAATTTATGTTTGTCCAAGCCGCCAAGGCGAGGTGCGAGACGTCAGCGTTTCCTTGGCTGCCAGTCTCACGGCCTGCTTTCTTTTCACGCTCACACTCGCCGTGCAAGCCTGTCAACGACCTTCCCAAATCAGGTCAAGACATTAAGGAGGCTTGTTCCACCACATCTCTGTCATACTTTGCTGCCTTCAAGTGGTCAACAGCACAGAATCCTAACCCAAATAATCACATGTATTATATTTAAGTGTACATACAAACGGATCAAGCATTCTGGAATTTAACTGTTAACTGTTCTTTTAGGACTACGAGTACCCCAACCATCCCCAGTCCACACAGCACCAGAAGAATGACCGTTGTCCACCGCCACCTCAAATGCTGCCAGAGAGGGCCTGCGAGGTGCCAGGCTGTCGCTCGGACTCGGAGTGTGAACGCCATAAACGCTGCTGCTACAACGGCTGCATCTATGCATGCCTAGAATCTGTTCAGCCTCCACCTGGTTTGTGGAATCCACACGTTCAATGCATTGAGTGTTGACTTTGAGCTGATGTTCAGaaatatttgcttgtttttgtgtATCTGTTGTGAGCAGTCCTCGACTGGCTCGTGCAGCCCAAGCCTCGGTGGTTGGGAGGCAACGGCTGGCTACTCGATGGCCCAGAGGAAGTGCTGCAGGGTGAGCGTAAACCTGGTCTGATCATTGGAAACATCCAAATATAGGCCATAGACCTGTTCCATATGCTCCCTATTAAACCATCAGTCCCTCCTGGTTTTAAAAGGgcttttctttgtttttattgttacGGCCTAAAATTCAGGGTtagtacgggtgcttaaaaaccttgaaaatgcttggattttaatgttgtgttttcaaggtttgaaaaattctTGAATTTTGGTTGAAATGCTTGTAAATTcgtggaaatgttcatcatatttctcggcagtctgactcaataggcaaattataaaatggaaaaaaataaaataagtttccttaaaggcctactgaaatgaatttttttttatttaaacggggatagcagatccattctatgtgtcatacttgatcatttcgcgatattgccatatttttgctgaaaggatttagtagagaacatcgacgataaagtttgccacttttggtcgctgataaaaaaaaaagtcttgcctataccggaagtagcgtgacgtcacaggaggaaggattcctcacaattccccgttgtttacaatggagcgagagagattcggaccgagaaagcgatgattaccccattaatttgagcgaggatgaaagatttgtggatgaggaacgttagagtgaaggactagagaggcagtgcagggtgtatcttttttcgctctgaccgtaacttaggtacaagggttcattggattccacactctctactttttctattgtgggttacggatttgtattttaaactacctcggatactatatcctcttgaaaatgagagtcgagaacgcgaaatggacattcacagtgacttttatctccacgacaatacatcggtgaagctctttagttacggagctaacgtgatagcatcgtgcataaatgcagatagaaacaaaagaaataaacccctgactggaaggatagagagaaaatcaacaatactattaaaccatggacatgtaaatacacggttaatgctttccaggctggcgaagcttaacaatgctgttgctaacgacgccattgaagctaacttagcaacgggacctcacagagctatgctaaaaacattagctatccacctacgccagccagccctcatctgctcatcaacacccgtgctcacctgcgttccagcgattgacggagcgacgaaagacttcacccgatcatagatgatgtcggcggcccggagacggaggaagtcaaggtgaggtcggcggctagtgcgtctgctatccatctcaaagtcctcctggttgtgttgctgtagtccgccgctaatacaccgatcccacctacaactttcttctttgcagtcttcattgttcattaaacaaattgcaaaagattcaccaacacagatgtccagaatactgtggaattttgagatgaaaacagagctttttgtattggattcaatgggaccgaatacttccgtttcaacgattgacgtcacgcgcatacgtcatcatttatagacgttttcaaccggaagtttagctggaaatttaaaattgcactttataagttaacccggccgtattggcatgtgttgcaatgttaagattttatcattgatatataaactatcagactgcgtggtttcagtaggcctttaatgaaaggtgactgaggtgtggtgaaacaaagaaaatattttactttaatttattatccttatattaatgtggagcagtttttttaataaatgagtgaaattgaaattttgagggtgcgtgtatttatatcacgttatgcagtttacaagcacaaatacggtgtgaatcaatccgtgctgttggatgtcattgagtgctgtaagtaagaaaaagaacaagaaatttgaaaaacaacacaaattgaGACACGTTtgtaaacaccaatgacattaAATAGTCACACTGCTTTATTTTCTAtgttttcctacagacagcatttggtgacctcaaacaacaaggctaaggattgattcacactggtttttgccttttgaagggtactggaaaaactggaaaattgatctcgaaagtccttaaaaagtgcttaaatttggccatggaaaaggtttACAAACCCTGAAAATTTCTGAATATGCAGAAGATTTTTCAGAATGTTGCGGCAAAAGTTGTGTTGTTTCGAGgctatttattttatgatttccTTATCATTGTTTTAAATGCTccttaacctaaaaaaaaaactaaagtacCACTGAAAAGGCACAGGATCTCAACAAAAAAATACTGGAtttatgttttactcgttttatatcaCACAGaattaaaagtagacactacatGGCAGCAAAAACACAcactcagagctcattgtcaaatgacTGTACTGTTTGAAATAATTATAACTAAGAATAGTACTGATTAATCTGATGATGAATCATTCATTTATGctccaacacatttacccccaAGTTAAGAGCATTTGGGAGCTGTTGAGAGCGATCTGTAGCGATCATTTTTGTTGGTGAGAGACGATGTGAGTTTATTATCACACTTCAAAATAACCCCCAACATGTAATCACTTGTTGCTTAATTACCCTTTTTGGTAGGATAAGGATAAATTAAATTGTCATGTAAGCACTATTTCGTTTTctatgtgtcagtggagtgaaccctcttgtcagccaTCCACTCTCTTTGTCACTGTTGGTGAAGCTCAGCCTAAACGCGATGTGACGTAATAAACCCCAAAATCGAATCGCTtaccccatttctgacattttctaAAAGGTTTCATGAAAATCTGTCCACAACGTTTTGAcatatgttgctaactaactaacttgTGGCTAACTAATAGACCGTGTATTGTACAGGCTTGTTATGCCCCTTACCCTGTATTTTTTCCCCACTTTCCAGCCGAATCATGCAGTACAACGGAGGATGGCGATGAGCCTCTCCACTGTCCTACGGGCTACGAGTGTCACATCATCAACCCAGGAAACCCTGCTGCTGGCATCCCTAACAGGGGACAATGCATCAAGCAGCGCACCAACTCTGGTATGACGACAAACTCCTTTATTCCAATCCAGACTAGTACCAGATTACTCCACCTAATACGGTTGTGACCCAAAtattaagtatatatttttttccttcaggAAAGGTTCTCAAAAGTTGTCTTTTGTTTGATGTCTTATTCTACTAGTTCTAGAGTTGTGTAAAAGAGACAATGCAATGGAAGCAAAGTCTCTGTTTTTTTCCCATCTGTGTGTGGTGGACATGCCAACTTTAAAAGTATCTTTTAGAAGCTTTTCTTGAAATCTGAGCTGATACACTTTAGATGTCAGAAAACAACAATTACCAATGTATTACGCCATACAGACTGCATTTTGAGTCGGTCACATATGAATTCAGGAACGCCGCCCAATCATTATGTTCTGTTACCTTAACCACTATATGGTCAGGGATCAGGTTAATGAATAGGTCAGTACAAAGATGAGTAAAGAGATTCCGACTGATGTGCtaactggcaaatttcactccgaAATAAAGcatgaaagaactttagataaaacttttATATGTAATGACCAAATTCCATTagtagtacactgcaaaaactgaaatctaagtaagattaaatatctcaaataagggtgatatttgcttattttctgtctgataagagaattcttctcactaagcagattttatgttggagtgttttacttgttttaagggttttggtcctaaatgatctcagtaagatatgacagcttgttgctgagatttgatgacctatattgagtaaaacatgcttgaaactagaatatcaactgatgcaaagctgtgtcatcaacactcaagtataaaactacttttttaaagtaataatttcttacttcaagcatgaaaaaaaaattatgatgacGAGCGCATATCAGTATGTCAAAAtaatagcatttacttaatttaagaatatttttcaacatattgagcaaaagtctcttttttttctaccaagaaaagtgcacttgttattagtgagaatatacttattttaaggtatttttgagttaattgaggttagctaaatttacttgttttgaaaagtcttgacaagccgaattttcttgttctattggcagatcattttcaaataaaattcaaatttcaaataatttttgtatttttgttcttgtttttgaacactgactttttgcagtgtacctggTACCAAGTCATGTAAACTCAAATAGCTCCatgtttcgatacctttgttgcatgtgacatcACAGGGAGGGAAAACACACAGTCAAACATTTAGAGCAGACTCGGCAAAACTGCCCCGAGGTTTTGTAACAATTtcccatgccaacaaagaaaaaagcactcaaaagtacagtaaggctccacttttaaaaatgcgctagctcaatgctaatttgcaTTTGACATATCGTAGACATGCTACCAATTAGCAtttgcgattttacatggcgtttTGGACACCTttctataaaaacaattacaataatattagtttaaaaaaatatataatattaacaatagtaataattacagtgcaaaaaaaacattgtatgacTCAACAAAAGACTGGCGCATTTAACTTAATTGCAAAGACTACTTTCTGGCTAGGCAACACACCATAGTttatacattactgccatctaacgtcttggaattgcaactgcatgcaatgtctactagtacattttatttataaagcactttcaCATATGAaaatcacaaagtgctgtacaaaacataggtgaattgaaacaacaattaaattaaaacaacaggggcaacataataaaaatgatcaaaaggattaaaaaaaagttcaaaagtccatacattttaagcttttctggaAATCAAagtcttcaaatgttttttttgttttttttaagtcaacACAGTCAAGCTCACGAAGGTGAGCTCACATAATTTCAGAGTCTGGGGACTACATCTTGGAATGCCAGGTCACCCCGGGTTTTAAAATGACCTTTTTGGGTATCTTTAGGAGACCCTGACCCGAAGTCTGAAGGCTGCGCTCTGAAGTGTAGGGGCACAACAAATCAGCGatatactgaggggccccaccatgcaacgcacggaaagcCGGGACTAAAAGCTTGAACTCTATGCTAAATACTTGATAGAATGGGGGTTATGTGGGCGGTTCTGGGTCcaccggtcaaaagtctagcagcctcaTTCTGTACAGTCTTTAGTCTACACACGGTAAATACTATATAAGACTTGCAAATGGGACACAACTGCACGGCACAGTTATTTTCAGtttaatgttaaatgttaaattaaaaaaaaaatgttttttttttcattaaaaacatttaataacatgTGAACACATACAAAACTACCAAAAAATTGGTACGGGAATCTTTACAATATaaattcaaatgtgaaagatacCCATCTCATTCACGTATAAAGACAGCTTTGGAACATGTTCTGTACTGCACAGTAAACTAAAGAAACATGTTTTATTGCCATgtttaacaaatgtatttttttgtttgtttgttttacaatTTTTAATGACTTCCAATTCTAGCAACAAACAAAATAGGTTGCTAATCATTTTCCTAATCTAAACTTACTACATAACTCACACTTCCTTGTATTTGGGGATAGCTATGCTCTGTTGTCATGTATTAGATAGCTTTATTTTGCTATTTGAATGTAAAGTGAATATAAGGTGCTGATGTGTGAGTATGTTTGGTCATATTGTCGATATTTTTCTTAGATGGACGCGGGCTAAGGCACAAATTTTTCAAGGACTACAAGGACTACTTAGGTAAGTGAGGTAATATACACAAGCGTAAACACACTTGTTACTTTGTCGGGAGTATCGCCAGTCTGCCTGACCTGACACTTCTCCTGACAGGTACCAGTCCAAACAACGCAGTCAGCTACGACAAACACCACAAGCACCTGGGATGAAAGACGTTTTGTTTTTCCTGCTATTACTTTTATGTTTTGTCCGCTCCCCAATGAACCTAGAATTAACCCCGCCAGTTAGCACACTTGTGTTTTCATCACACTTGAAATACCAAAAGCTGCTACATCCTCTCCTAACCAAGCCCTGACGTCAGGCGTGCTACAATCTCACAGCCAAAGAAACATGGTGCTTTTAGACAGTTTAATACATCATACATCTGTACGGGAGAAGGACAGACCAGGGAGTGTGTCAATGCTGCTTAACTTTTATCTTATAAGTGCAGAAAAAGGAACTGTCACAGAAATGTGGCCCCTACAGTCATGTTTACAGAACAATTATCAGCATCTCCATCTTTTGTCTACAAAAAAGTTGTACTACGTTTCTACTAGCGATGGGCATAATAATCGATTATTGGATGCTGGTATTTGGTTGTGCACTACTTAGTagtaaccagcagaggcgctgttgattcagGCTCAACTGATATTGGCAGTCAAAAGACCATGAcatcagctatatatatatatatatatatatatatatatatatatatatatatatatatatatatatatatatatatatatatatatatatatatatatatatatatatatatatatatatatatatatatatatacatatattatatatatatatatatacacacacacacacaagcgatagaaaatggatggatggatataaaagtatatatacatatatatatatacatacagtatatacatatatatatacagtatatatatatatacacagtatatatatacagtatatatatacagtatatatatatatatatacacacagtatatatacagtgtatatatatatatatatactgcatatatatatatatatacatatatatatacatatatatatatatatatatatattctgtatatatatatatactgtatgtatgtatatatatattctgtatatatatactgtatatatatatactgtatgtatgtatgtatatatatatatatatatatatatatatatatatatatatatatatatatatatatatatatatatatatatatatatatatatatatatatatatatatatatatacacacattagatctggaaaaaacacagaggctgtttcatacctacaagcctgtttcgcaggtttcccaacaggcttgtagggatgaaacagcCTCTGTGTTCTTTCCTGATCTAACGTATATactccgctctaccccggtattgagcactgtataacggataaaccacagaaaccttgactatatatatttatatatatatacatacacatatatgtatatacatatatatacatatatatatatacatatatacacatatatatatatatatatatatatatatatatatatatatatatatatatatatatatatatatatatatatatatatatatatatatatatatatatatatatatatatatatatatacacactcattcaatgcgttttctttattttcatgactatttacattgtagattgtcactgaaggcatcaaaactatgaatgaacacatgtggagttatgtacttaacaaaaaaaaggagaaataactgaaaacatgtttcatattctagttacttcaaaatagccacactttgctctgattaccgacttgcacactcttggcattctctcgatgggcttcaaaGAGGCttcaaagggttttcacttcacaggtgtcatagttttgatgcctttagtgacaaggTTTTGCAAGGTCATCTGCCTTGCGAGGTTAAGGTTTTAAAACTGGTcagcaaaaggaaaaaaaaaatcaagaccaTCTGGCCCTAAAAAATATTCTCCTGCTCTCTGAAGGCCAAATTTCCTGCCTTGAAATCTGGAATGCTTCATGGGCAAAGGGATACTTTCCAGATGTGCTAGTAATATCCGTACATGATCTCAAATCAGATTGATTTAATATACCAGCTACATTTCACGGGTCATAATTGCCAAATAAGTTTGACGTCGCTTAAACATGCGCTACATTGCCTATCAAACAGCCTGAAAACGGGACGTGATCGTGCCTCATTGCCTCATCTTTCTGCTTACAATAACAGCAGAATAAGCTAGTTTCCACTACAAGCACATTAAGATGAatgtgtaaaacaaacaaaaatgtcatagcCATTAACAATGTGGTGCTGTCTTGTTTTTACTGAATAAAACACAAGGTGCGAAATATCAACCGTTTTGAGTCAATTTGTGTCAAGTAATTAAATATTCCAAATAGTGTTGCCCCTTTTTAATATAATAATCTTCATACCAACAATGTTAAGAAAGGGAGGATAggtgaaatgaaaatagaaaatagaaaaaacatttcaaacatttaattATTAGTGGTCCATGCATTTAccagtttttatttattcattcacacatttaataatgtatttacttattcattattttatttatttatttcaggattGATTTATACATTTATTAATGAATTTATATTTTTGTCAGGTATTGTCCTTCACTATTGAACATATTGAATTAAAGTGAATTGTAATTGTCAATGTagtctttttctttatttttcatatGTGATCATTAATAGTAAATACAGGTCTTCTTCACATGTTCTGATGTTTATCTCAACAGTTGGTT encodes:
- the wfdc1 gene encoding WAP four-disulfide core domain protein 1 isoform X1, which codes for MSARDSWPASARKSSRRRNISEVEEKRTYLDLRCRISMQTMPGTLLVVVVVLLLSTGSESRRIRKRGLNHKDYEYPNHPQSTQHQKNDRCPPPPQMLPERACEVPGCRSDSECERHKRCCYNGCIYACLESVQPPPVLDWLVQPKPRWLGGNGWLLDGPEEVLQAESCSTTEDGDEPLHCPTGYECHIINPGNPAAGIPNRGQCIKQRTNSDGRGLRHKFFKDYKDYLGTSPNNAVSYDKHHKHLG
- the wfdc1 gene encoding WAP four-disulfide core domain protein 1 isoform X2, which encodes MSARDSWPASARKSSRRRNISEVEEKRTYLDLRCRISMQTMPGTLLVVVVVLLLSTGSESRRIRKRGLNHKDYEYPNHPQSTQHQKNDRCPPPPQMLPERACEVPGCRSDSECERHKRCCYNGCIYACLESVQPPPVLDWLVQPKPRWLGGNGWLLDGPEEVLQAESCSTTEDGDEPLHCPTGYECHIINPGNPAAGIPNRGQCIKQRTNSDGRGLRHKFFKDYKDYLGK